A genomic window from Aestuariirhabdus litorea includes:
- a CDS encoding amino acid ABC transporter substrate-binding protein — MKKLGIFAAAAAMGLTFAQSALAEDVTLKAVKERGFLQCGVSTGLPGFSNPDEKGNWTGMDVDVCRAVAAATLGDASKVKYTPLTAKERFTALQSGEIDVLSRNTTWTQTRDTSLGLNFAGVNYYDGQGFMVSKSLGVKSALELDGAAVCIQAGTTTELNLADYFRENNMKYQPVVFDTSDQTVKGFEAGRCDILTSDASQLYALRIKLANPDSAVVLPEIISKEPLGPVVRQGDDQWFNIVKWSMNALINAEELGLTSANIDEKKMGDNPGVMRFVGIDGPKGKGMDLADDWAYQIVKQVGNYGEVFDRNVGAGSALNIERGVNALWSKGGFMYAPPMR; from the coding sequence ATGAAAAAGCTAGGAATCTTTGCAGCAGCGGCTGCCATGGGTCTTACTTTCGCCCAGAGTGCTCTTGCTGAGGACGTGACCCTCAAGGCCGTCAAAGAGCGTGGTTTTTTGCAGTGTGGTGTGAGTACGGGTCTGCCCGGTTTCTCCAACCCCGATGAGAAGGGTAACTGGACCGGTATGGACGTCGATGTCTGTCGTGCCGTTGCCGCAGCTACTCTGGGAGATGCCAGCAAGGTTAAGTACACCCCGCTGACCGCCAAGGAGCGCTTTACCGCCCTTCAGTCCGGCGAGATTGACGTGCTGTCCCGCAATACCACCTGGACCCAGACTCGGGATACTTCCCTCGGCCTCAACTTTGCCGGCGTCAACTACTACGATGGTCAGGGCTTCATGGTTTCCAAGTCTCTGGGCGTGAAGAGCGCGCTGGAGCTGGACGGTGCGGCTGTCTGTATCCAGGCGGGTACCACCACCGAACTGAACCTGGCTGACTACTTCCGCGAAAACAACATGAAGTACCAGCCGGTGGTATTTGATACCTCCGACCAGACTGTAAAGGGCTTTGAAGCGGGCCGTTGCGATATTCTCACCTCCGATGCCTCCCAGCTGTATGCCTTGCGCATCAAGCTGGCCAACCCCGACAGCGCCGTGGTACTGCCAGAGATCATCTCCAAGGAGCCCCTTGGCCCCGTGGTACGCCAGGGTGACGACCAGTGGTTCAATATCGTCAAGTGGAGCATGAACGCGCTGATCAACGCGGAAGAGCTGGGACTGACCTCCGCCAATATTGACGAGAAGAAGATGGGCGACAACCCTGGGGTGATGCGCTTTGTTGGTATCGATGGACCCAAGGGTAAGGGTATGGACCTGGCCGACGACTGGGCTTACCAGATCGTCAAGCAGGTGGGTAACTACGGTGAGGTCTTCGACCGCAACGTTGGTGCCGGCTCTGCGCTCAACATCGAACGTGGCGTGAACGCATTGTGGAGCAAAGGTGGGTTTATGTACGCACCGCCCATGCGCTAA